One genomic window of Clostridiales bacterium includes the following:
- a CDS encoding SpoVA/SpoVAEb family sporulation membrane protein, whose protein sequence is MMYIKVFIIGGLLCVLAEILIIKTKLTSARILVIFLVAGVFLEAIGVFKYLKEFAGAGFTVPIMGFGSSLAKGAIKAVKTEGFLGMFSGGIVQTAAGLGAVTVFSYIAALIFSPKSK, encoded by the coding sequence TTGATGTATATTAAAGTTTTTATAATAGGCGGCTTGCTTTGCGTTCTGGCGGAAATATTAATCATAAAAACAAAGCTTACTTCGGCTAGAATATTGGTTATTTTTTTGGTCGCAGGCGTCTTTTTAGAGGCGATTGGCGTATTTAAGTATTTAAAAGAGTTTGCGGGCGCGGGATTTACCGTTCCCATTATGGGATTTGGAAGTTCTTTGGCAAAAGGCGCTATTAAAGCCGTAAAAACCGAAGGTTTTTTGGGAATGTTTAGCGGCGGAATCGTCCAAACGGCTGCGGGTCTTGGCGCCGTGACCGTGTTTTCGTATATCGCGGCTTTAATTTTCAGCCCAAAAAGCAAATAA
- the spoVAD gene encoding stage V sporulation protein AD, producing the protein MRLFDFGVEIDLNLTKGVKTLKRTKNKKLKKIGKQTYIFENEPRIFSSHSVVSQKEKDGPFSEYFYDVLSDTKFDEKTFEKAESKMFVYALHNAIKKAGIKPNEIDILFSGDLLDQIISSSYCARLFDIPYMGIYGACSTMAEGLIFSAIFIDGGFGEVAACVTGSHYASAERQFRGPLELGAQKQKYSQHTVTAAAAVIVGLVNQGIKITKACVGKVEDYGVTDSANMGAAMAPAAMSTLVQFFIDTNTKADDYDLIVTGDLGKLGSDLLRVLMKEKGYHLGQNYMDCGASIYHHDQYTSEGGSGCGCGAAVLEAFILPKMEQGQYKKVIFIATGALLSTIIVQQGESIPCIAHLVLLEK; encoded by the coding sequence ATGAGGTTATTTGATTTTGGCGTAGAAATAGACCTAAATCTTACCAAAGGCGTTAAAACCTTAAAAAGAACAAAAAATAAAAAATTAAAAAAAATAGGCAAACAGACTTACATATTTGAAAACGAGCCAAGGATATTCAGCAGCCATTCTGTAGTGTCACAAAAAGAAAAAGACGGGCCGTTTTCAGAATATTTTTATGATGTTTTAAGCGACACAAAGTTTGATGAAAAAACATTTGAAAAAGCCGAAAGCAAGATGTTCGTTTATGCTTTACATAACGCTATCAAAAAGGCGGGGATTAAGCCCAATGAGATAGATATATTGTTTTCGGGCGATTTATTAGACCAAATAATATCGTCAAGTTATTGCGCTAGACTGTTTGATATCCCTTATATGGGCATTTATGGCGCATGCTCGACGATGGCCGAAGGTCTAATATTTTCGGCTATATTCATAGACGGGGGATTTGGCGAAGTTGCGGCATGCGTGACCGGAAGCCATTACGCCAGCGCGGAACGACAATTCAGAGGACCGTTAGAACTGGGCGCGCAGAAACAAAAATATTCGCAGCATACGGTAACGGCGGCTGCCGCGGTTATAGTCGGGCTTGTAAATCAAGGAATAAAAATTACAAAAGCTTGCGTAGGTAAAGTGGAAGATTACGGCGTAACCGATTCTGCCAACATGGGAGCGGCAATGGCGCCCGCGGCAATGAGCACATTAGTCCAATTTTTTATAGATACCAATACTAAGGCCGATGATTATGATTTGATAGTAACAGGGGACTTGGGCAAGCTAGGCAGCGATTTGTTAAGAGTATTGATGAAAGAAAAAGGTTACCATTTGGGGCAAAATTATATGGATTGCGGCGCGTCCATTTATCATCACGACCAATATACCTCGGAAGGCGGGAGCGGCTGCGGCTGCGGCGCCGCGGTCTTAGAAGCGTTTATATTGCCCAAAATGGAACAAGGCCAGTATAAAAAAGTTATTTTTATAGCCACCGGCGCGTTATTAAGCACGATCATAGTTCAACAGGGAGAAAGCATACCTTGCATCGCGCATTTGGTTTTATTGGAGAAGTGA
- a CDS encoding SpoVA/SpoVAEb family sporulation membrane protein: MPTGEKFKQQYKERNKKYTDYVELVSPKQTTWKSLLNAFWIGGVICLFGQILFDLSKIILSVPDDIAQTIALIVLIFLTALLTGIGVFDKIAYYGGGGSFLPITGFANAISSAAIEFKSEGIIFGLSSKFYTIAGPVIVNGILASFIVGLIYYIIGLF; encoded by the coding sequence ATGCCGACAGGAGAAAAATTTAAACAACAATATAAAGAAAGAAACAAAAAATATACGGATTATGTGGAGCTTGTATCGCCCAAACAAACGACTTGGAAATCTTTGCTTAACGCGTTTTGGATAGGGGGAGTTATTTGTTTGTTTGGTCAAATTTTGTTTGATTTGTCAAAGATAATTTTATCCGTGCCGGACGATATAGCGCAAACCATTGCTTTGATAGTGTTAATATTTTTAACGGCATTGCTAACGGGTATCGGAGTTTTTGATAAAATCGCCTATTACGGCGGAGGCGGTTCTTTTTTGCCTATTACGGGTTTTGCCAACGCAATTTCCAGCGCCGCCATAGAGTTTAAGTCCGAAGGGATTATTTTTGGATTAAGTAGCAAATTTTACACCATCGCAGGACCTGTTATTGTCAACGGAATCTTGGCGTCCTTTATTGTGGGGTTAATATATTATATTATCGGGTTGTTTTAG
- the serS gene encoding serine--tRNA ligase encodes MIDIKLLRNNPELVKENIKKKFQDEKLPLVDEVVKLDEEYRAIKTKADTLRNRRNSISKEIGAFLAKGLNEQAIEAKRQVEEIAQELETLKEQEYALSKRINEIMLVIPNIIDESVPIGKDQTENVEIEKIGEPIVPDFEIPYHIDIMERLNGIDLESARKTSGNGFYYLCGDIARLHSAILTYARDFMIDKGFTYYIPPFMIRGNVVNGVMSFDEMQNMMYKIEDEDLYLIGTSEHSMIGKFIDSILPEEELPYKLTSYSPCFRKEVGAHGIEERGVYRTHQFEKQEMVIVCKPEESMHWFKVLYQTAVDFFRSLDIPVRVLECCSGDLADLKVKSVDVEAWSPRQKKYFEVGSCSNLGEAQARRLGIRVKSAEGNYYPHTLNNTVVAPPRMLIAFLENNLNADGSVNIPKPLRIYMGSKEKIVPNG; translated from the coding sequence ATGATTGATATCAAATTATTGCGCAATAATCCCGAACTTGTCAAAGAAAATATTAAGAAAAAATTTCAAGACGAAAAACTTCCTTTGGTGGATGAAGTTGTTAAGCTTGACGAAGAATACAGAGCGATAAAAACAAAGGCGGATACGTTAAGAAACCGTAGAAATTCTATAAGCAAGGAAATAGGCGCTTTTTTGGCAAAAGGTCTAAACGAGCAAGCCATTGAAGCCAAAAGACAAGTAGAAGAAATAGCGCAAGAGCTTGAAACCCTAAAAGAACAAGAATACGCGCTTTCAAAAAGAATTAATGAAATAATGCTTGTCATTCCCAATATTATTGACGAAAGCGTTCCCATAGGAAAAGACCAAACCGAAAATGTTGAAATTGAAAAAATAGGCGAGCCTATTGTTCCCGATTTTGAGATACCGTATCATATAGACATAATGGAAAGGCTAAACGGCATTGACCTTGAAAGCGCGCGAAAAACGAGCGGAAACGGTTTTTATTATCTTTGCGGCGATATAGCAAGATTGCATTCGGCTATATTGACATATGCCCGCGATTTTATGATTGACAAGGGCTTTACCTATTACATTCCGCCTTTTATGATTCGCGGAAATGTGGTAAACGGCGTTATGAGTTTTGACGAGATGCAAAATATGATGTATAAAATTGAAGATGAAGATTTATATTTGATAGGGACAAGCGAGCATTCAATGATAGGAAAATTTATTGATTCAATCTTGCCCGAAGAAGAGCTGCCTTATAAATTAACCAGCTATTCGCCTTGTTTTAGAAAAGAAGTGGGCGCGCATGGCATTGAAGAAAGGGGAGTGTACAGAACGCATCAATTTGAAAAACAAGAAATGGTAATTGTATGCAAACCCGAAGAGAGCATGCATTGGTTTAAGGTTTTGTATCAAACAGCCGTGGACTTTTTTAGGTCTTTAGATATTCCCGTAAGGGTGTTGGAATGTTGTTCGGGGGACTTGGCGGACTTAAAGGTCAAGAGCGTGGATGTCGAAGCCTGGTCGCCGCGTCAAAAGAAATATTTTGAAGTGGGCAGCTGTTCTAATTTGGGAGAAGCCCAAGCGCGAAGACTAGGCATTAGGGTAAAAAGCGCCGAAGGCAATTATTATCCGCACACTTTGAACAACACGGTAGTAGCGCCGCCTAGAATGCTTATAGCGTTTTTAGAAAACAATCTAAACGCGGACGGATCAGTTAATATACCCAAACCTTTAAGAATATATATGGGATCAAAAGAAAAAATCGTTCCAAATGGCTAA
- a CDS encoding SigB/SigF/SigG family RNA polymerase sigma factor produces the protein MLEHNETIELIAKAQKGDEEAKTKLLIHNSPLIKSIIRRYINKGVDYDDLYQLGSMGFLKAIKNFDTSYNVKFSTYAVPMIAGEVKRFLRDDGYIKVSRTLKILSNKINQFIENYKKNHATDPSIELLSKEFNLEPQEIVFAMDSSKFPISLYEKGDDSDFSSSLIDKISSENENTDDILDKLILTDIINELSEREKKIIIMRYYRDKTQSEVAAMLGVSQVQVSRLESKIIEKIKNKFFPKDQENGL, from the coding sequence GTGCTTGAACATAATGAGACAATTGAATTAATAGCCAAAGCTCAAAAAGGCGATGAGGAGGCTAAGACTAAGCTGTTGATTCATAATTCGCCGTTAATAAAGAGCATAATCAGGCGTTATATAAATAAGGGCGTGGATTATGATGACTTATACCAATTAGGATCAATGGGTTTCTTGAAAGCGATAAAAAATTTTGACACTTCATATAATGTTAAGTTCTCTACTTATGCCGTTCCAATGATAGCCGGAGAAGTCAAAAGGTTTTTAAGGGACGACGGGTATATCAAGGTTTCTAGAACATTAAAGATATTATCCAATAAAATTAATCAATTTATAGAAAATTACAAAAAAAATCACGCAACCGATCCTAGCATAGAGTTGCTCTCCAAAGAGTTTAACCTAGAACCGCAAGAAATTGTTTTCGCTATGGATTCCTCAAAATTTCCCATATCGCTTTATGAAAAAGGCGACGATTCCGATTTTTCTTCGAGCCTTATTGATAAAATTTCTAGCGAAAACGAAAACACGGACGATATTTTGGATAAATTGATTTTGACCGACATTATAAATGAATTAAGCGAAAGGGAAAAGAAAATAATAATTATGAGATATTATAGGGACAAAACGCAAAGCGAAGTAGCCGCAATGCTGGGAGTTAGCCAAGTCCAAGTTTCAAGACTGGAAAGCAAGATTATAGAAAAGATAAAAAACAAGTTTTTTCCAAAAGATCAAGAAAATGGCTTGTAA
- a CDS encoding anti-sigma F factor, translating to MKVDNEMILTIPALSKNESFARSAVAAFAVEMDPSLEEINDIKTAVCEAVTNSIVHGYDRQEGYITIKAKIIGKTLHIEVSDNGIGIKDIPKARQPYFTTKPEEERTGMGFTVMETFMDSLEVAPNENGGVKVIMSKTIKG from the coding sequence ATGAAAGTTGATAATGAAATGATACTTACAATTCCCGCTCTTTCAAAAAACGAATCTTTTGCGCGAAGCGCGGTCGCGGCTTTTGCCGTAGAAATGGACCCTAGCCTAGAAGAGATTAACGACATAAAAACAGCCGTATGCGAAGCCGTTACCAACAGCATTGTGCACGGCTATGACAGGCAAGAGGGATATATCACTATCAAGGCTAAGATTATTGGCAAAACGCTACATATAGAGGTAAGCGACAACGGCATAGGGATAAAAGACATACCAAAAGCTAGACAGCCGTATTTTACGACTAAGCCCGAAGAAGAAAGAACGGGCATGGGTTTTACGGTTATGGAAACATTTATGGATTCTTTGGAAGTCGCGCCCAATGAAAATGGCGGCGTTAAGGTAATAATGAGCAAAACGATAAAAGGTTAA
- a CDS encoding anti-sigma factor antagonist (This anti-anti-sigma factor, or anti-sigma factor antagonist, belongs to a family that includes characterized members SpoIIAA, RsbV, RsfA, and RsfB.) has translation MRIENKLFNNTLYIAIYGELDEHTAVYTRNELDKLITQNDMKRVVVDLSELTFMDSTGVGIMIGRFKKLKAKNIPIFIANPSKTVDKIFTMTGLYEIMPKIG, from the coding sequence ATGAGAATTGAAAACAAATTGTTTAACAACACGCTTTATATTGCCATATACGGCGAGCTGGACGAACACACGGCGGTATATACCAGGAACGAGCTTGACAAGTTGATAACGCAAAACGATATGAAAAGAGTAGTCGTGGATTTGTCCGAGCTTACTTTTATGGATAGCACAGGAGTGGGAATTATGATTGGACGGTTCAAAAAACTAAAAGCCAAGAATATCCCGATTTTTATTGCCAATCCCAGCAAAACAGTTGATAAAATTTTCACAATGACCGGGCTGTATGAAATAATGCCCAAAATTGGTTAA
- a CDS encoding rubrerythrin family protein produces the protein MKDLKGTQTEKNLQEAFAGESMARTKYTFFASVAKKEGYEQIADIFLQTAQNEKEHAELWYKALGLIGDTAENLISAAAGENYEWTTMYAEFAKTAREEGFPEIAAKMEMVAKIEKEHEERYKKLLENIKNNKVFERDEEQVWICRNCGHIFRGKKVPKECPVCAHPRAYFELRAENY, from the coding sequence ATGAAAGATTTAAAAGGCACACAAACTGAAAAAAACCTGCAAGAAGCGTTTGCCGGCGAATCAATGGCAAGAACAAAATACACTTTTTTTGCTTCTGTTGCCAAAAAGGAAGGCTATGAACAAATAGCCGATATATTCTTGCAAACCGCGCAAAATGAAAAAGAACATGCCGAGCTTTGGTATAAGGCGTTGGGATTGATAGGGGACACCGCCGAAAATCTCATTTCCGCGGCTGCAGGCGAAAATTATGAGTGGACGACAATGTATGCCGAATTTGCCAAAACGGCAAGAGAAGAAGGCTTCCCTGAAATCGCCGCAAAGATGGAAATGGTAGCAAAAATAGAAAAAGAACACGAGGAACGCTATAAAAAACTTCTTGAAAACATTAAAAACAATAAAGTGTTTGAAAGGGACGAAGAGCAAGTTTGGATTTGCCGAAATTGCGGGCATATCTTCAGAGGCAAAAAAGTTCCCAAGGAATGTCCCGTATGCGCGCATCCTAGAGCTTATTTTGAATTAAGGGCGGAAAATTATTAA
- a CDS encoding replication-associated recombination protein A translates to MDLFSMSARTMAPLYERVRPETLDEFIGQKHIVGPNSLLRRAIAADKLGSCIFYGPPGTGKTTLANIIAHSSNAYFEKLNAVSSGVADAKRVIEEAENRLKLYSQKTYLLLDECHRWNKAQSDSVLAAIEKGIIIFIGSTTENPYVSMTRAIVSRCRIFEFLPIAQDDIIEFLKRVVSSPKGFGNLKIKIDEQAYKHWAWASAGDLRVALNALELAVMTTPPDKEGCIKIDKTIAEQSIQAKALSIDQSVYYDFLSAFCKSLRGSDPNAALYWANRLIEAGCDPLLIARRLVVHASEDVGLADSRALTLAVNAYLALERLGLPEGNIPLTHAIIYVCLAPKSNSVVKAMYAAKEAVNFTKDDIVPHYIRDRSYPHVIDDNSVYKYPHDYGGYIEQQYLPDSLKDAKFYLPSSNGEEPMLIERLKKEINKNKDDK, encoded by the coding sequence ATGGATTTATTCAGCATGTCCGCCAGAACAATGGCGCCCTTATATGAACGAGTAAGGCCCGAAACCTTGGACGAATTTATCGGGCAAAAACATATAGTAGGGCCAAATTCACTGCTTCGTAGGGCGATTGCGGCTGACAAATTGGGCAGCTGTATTTTTTACGGTCCGCCCGGCACAGGCAAAACCACTTTGGCCAATATAATAGCCCATTCATCAAACGCCTACTTTGAAAAACTAAACGCCGTATCTAGCGGCGTTGCCGACGCAAAAAGGGTTATTGAAGAGGCTGAAAACCGACTAAAGCTTTATTCCCAAAAAACTTATCTATTGCTTGACGAATGTCATCGCTGGAACAAGGCGCAATCGGATAGCGTTTTGGCCGCAATTGAAAAGGGCATAATAATATTTATTGGCAGCACTACAGAAAATCCATATGTCTCAATGACGCGCGCGATAGTGTCCAGATGTCGCATTTTTGAGTTTTTGCCAATCGCGCAAGACGATATTATAGAGTTTTTGAAGCGGGTTGTGTCAAGCCCGAAGGGATTTGGCAATCTCAAAATCAAAATAGACGAGCAAGCCTACAAGCATTGGGCATGGGCGAGCGCGGGGGATTTAAGAGTGGCGCTTAACGCGTTGGAACTTGCTGTTATGACAACGCCGCCTGATAAAGAGGGCTGCATTAAAATTGACAAAACTATCGCGGAGCAATCCATTCAAGCGAAAGCATTGTCCATAGACCAATCAGTGTATTATGACTTTTTGAGCGCCTTTTGCAAGTCGTTGAGAGGCTCCGATCCAAATGCGGCGTTATATTGGGCTAACAGATTGATAGAAGCCGGATGCGATCCGTTGTTAATAGCAAGAAGATTGGTTGTTCATGCAAGCGAAGATGTCGGGCTGGCCGATTCGCGGGCCTTAACCTTAGCGGTCAATGCTTACTTGGCCTTGGAAAGATTGGGCTTGCCCGAGGGTAATATACCTTTGACGCACGCTATTATTTATGTTTGCCTTGCGCCTAAATCAAATTCGGTTGTAAAAGCTATGTACGCGGCTAAAGAGGCCGTTAATTTTACTAAAGACGATATTGTGCCGCATTATATAAGGGATAGAAGTTATCCTCATGTAATTGACGATAACTCAGTCTATAAATATCCGCATGATTATGGGGGATATATTGAACAACAATATCTTCCCGATAGTCTAAAAGACGCTAAATTTTATTTGCCGTCAAGTAACGGCGAAGAGCCAATGTTGATAGAAAGACTAAAAAAAGAAATTAACAAGAATAAGGACGATAAGTAA